In a single window of the Streptomyces cinnabarinus genome:
- a CDS encoding sugar phosphate isomerase/epimerase family protein, translated as MPRTFTLFTGQWADLPLEEVCRLARDFGYDGLELACWGDHFEVDKALADPTYLPSRHALLDKYGLKCWAISNHLVGQAVCDAIIDERHQAILPGEIWGDGDPEGVRRRAATRIADTARAAAAFGVDTVIGFTGSAIWHLVAMFPPAPESMIERGYDDFAERWNPILDVFDAEGVRFAHEVHPSEIAYDYWTTQRALEAVGRRPAFGLNFDPSHFVWQDLDPIGFLWDFRDRIYHVDCKEARKRLDGRNGRLGSHLPWGDPRRGWDFVSAGHGDVPWEDVFRMLRSIDYQGPVSVEWEDAGMDRLQGAPEALTRLKAYDFEPPSASFDAAFGN; from the coding sequence ATGCCGCGCACCTTCACGCTCTTCACCGGACAGTGGGCCGACCTCCCCCTCGAAGAGGTCTGCCGCCTCGCCCGTGACTTCGGCTACGACGGACTCGAACTCGCCTGCTGGGGCGACCACTTCGAGGTCGACAAGGCGCTCGCCGATCCCACCTACCTGCCCTCGCGGCACGCACTGCTCGACAAGTACGGCCTGAAGTGCTGGGCGATCTCCAACCACCTGGTCGGCCAGGCGGTCTGCGACGCCATCATCGACGAACGCCACCAGGCGATCCTGCCCGGCGAGATCTGGGGCGACGGCGACCCGGAGGGCGTACGGCGACGCGCCGCGACCCGGATCGCGGACACCGCGCGCGCCGCGGCCGCCTTCGGCGTCGACACCGTCATCGGCTTCACCGGCTCCGCCATCTGGCACCTGGTCGCCATGTTCCCGCCCGCCCCCGAGTCGATGATCGAACGCGGCTACGACGATTTCGCGGAGCGCTGGAACCCCATCCTCGACGTGTTCGACGCGGAGGGCGTCCGCTTCGCCCACGAGGTCCACCCCAGCGAGATCGCCTACGACTACTGGACCACCCAGCGCGCCCTGGAGGCGGTCGGCCGGCGCCCCGCCTTCGGCCTGAACTTCGACCCCTCGCACTTCGTGTGGCAGGACCTCGACCCGATCGGCTTCCTGTGGGACTTCCGGGACCGGATCTACCACGTCGACTGCAAGGAGGCCCGCAAGCGCCTCGACGGCCGCAACGGCCGCCTCGGCTCCCACCTGCCCTGGGGCGACCCCCGCCGCGGCTGGGACTTCGTCTCCGCGGGCCACGGCGACGTCCCCTGGGAGGACGTCTTCCGGATGCTGCGCTCCATCGACTACCAGGGCCCCGTCTCGGTGGAGTGGGAGGACGCCGGAATGGACCGGCTCCAGGGCGCTCCCGAGGCACTGACCCGCCTGAAGGCATACGACTTCGAACCCCCGTCGGCCTCGTTCGACGCGGCGTTCGGCAACTGA
- a CDS encoding PQQ-dependent sugar dehydrogenase has translation MHANDRTTGHDRTEIHRRRRIFRKTVALLSGALLAGASLTLVAPPAVADNAVAAEDFQQVTLAKGEAEVGEPMSLAVLPDRSVLHTSRDGELRLTDAAGNTRLAGKLDVYAHDEEGLQGIGVDPDFADNRFIYLYYAPPMNTPAGDAPETGSAADFAPFDGVNRLSRFVLKADGTLDTASEKKILDVPASRGICCHVGGDIDFDAAGNLYLSTGDDTNPFQSDGFTPIDERATRNPAFDAQRTSGNTNDLRGKILRIKVGADGSYSVPDGNLFAPGTDKTRPEIYAMGFRNPFRFSVDRETGILYVGDYGPDAGAANPSRGPAGQVEFARVTGPGNFGWPYCTGDNDAYVDHDFGTGQSGAAFDCAAPKNTSPNNTGLTDLPPAQAAWIPYDGGSLPEFGTGSESPMGGPVYHYDPALDSPVKFPEAYDGDFFAGEFGRRWIKRISSDTDGTVQSIDDVPWTGTQVMDMAFGPDGALYVLDYGVSWFGGDEHSALYRIENATDGHSPVAQAAANRTSGQAPLRVQFSSEGTTDQDGDALTYSWDFGDGTTSTTADPTHRYRKNGTYTATLTAKDPSGRTGSASVQVVVGNTAPKVTLELPQDGQLFAFGDAIPFKVKVSDPEDRTIDCAKVKVTFVLGHDSHGHPVTSANGCTGTIQTSADGGHDEDANIFGVMDAEYTDGGGGGQAPLTTHDQSVLQPKHRQAEHFGNGSGVSLITKTGAHGGRTVGDIDNGDWISFTPYALGNAKSVTARVSSGGAGGTLEVRAGSSTGTLLGRATVPVTGGWENFQDVTAPLTRAPRGTTTLYLVFKGATGSGALFDVDDFTFTTG, from the coding sequence GTGCACGCGAACGACCGCACCACCGGCCACGACAGAACCGAGATCCACAGACGACGCCGTATCTTCCGCAAGACGGTCGCGCTGCTCAGCGGCGCGCTGCTGGCGGGCGCCTCCCTCACCCTCGTCGCGCCACCGGCCGTCGCCGACAACGCCGTGGCCGCCGAGGACTTCCAGCAGGTCACCCTCGCCAAGGGCGAGGCGGAGGTCGGCGAGCCCATGTCGCTCGCCGTCCTCCCCGACCGCTCCGTCCTGCACACCTCACGCGACGGCGAACTGCGCCTGACCGACGCGGCCGGGAACACCAGGCTCGCGGGCAAGCTCGACGTGTACGCGCACGACGAGGAGGGCCTCCAAGGCATCGGCGTGGACCCGGACTTCGCCGACAACCGCTTCATCTACCTCTACTACGCGCCCCCGATGAACACCCCGGCCGGCGACGCCCCCGAGACCGGCAGCGCGGCCGACTTCGCGCCCTTCGACGGCGTCAACCGGCTCTCCCGGTTCGTGCTGAAGGCGGACGGCACCCTCGACACCGCCAGCGAGAAGAAGATCCTCGACGTCCCCGCCTCGCGCGGCATCTGCTGCCATGTCGGCGGCGACATCGACTTCGACGCGGCCGGCAATCTGTACCTGTCGACCGGCGACGACACCAACCCCTTCCAGTCCGACGGCTTCACGCCGATCGACGAACGGGCCACGCGCAACCCGGCGTTCGACGCCCAGCGCACCTCCGGCAACACCAACGACCTGCGCGGCAAGATCCTGCGCATCAAGGTCGGCGCTGACGGCTCGTACTCCGTCCCCGACGGCAACCTGTTCGCGCCGGGCACCGACAAGACGCGGCCCGAGATCTACGCGATGGGCTTCCGCAACCCGTTCCGCTTCAGCGTCGACCGGGAGACCGGCATCCTCTACGTCGGCGACTACGGCCCCGACGCCGGCGCCGCCAACCCCTCCCGAGGACCGGCGGGCCAGGTCGAGTTCGCCCGCGTCACCGGCCCCGGCAACTTCGGCTGGCCGTACTGCACCGGCGACAACGACGCCTACGTCGACCACGACTTCGGCACCGGCCAGTCCGGCGCCGCCTTCGACTGCGCTGCCCCGAAGAACACCTCGCCGAACAACACCGGTCTCACCGACCTGCCCCCGGCCCAGGCGGCCTGGATCCCCTACGACGGCGGGTCGCTGCCCGAGTTCGGCACCGGCTCCGAGTCCCCGATGGGCGGCCCGGTCTACCACTACGACCCCGCTCTCGACTCCCCGGTGAAGTTCCCCGAGGCCTACGACGGCGACTTCTTCGCGGGCGAGTTCGGCCGCCGCTGGATCAAGCGGATCAGCAGCGACACCGACGGCACCGTGCAGTCCATCGACGATGTGCCGTGGACCGGCACCCAGGTGATGGACATGGCCTTCGGCCCCGACGGCGCGCTCTACGTCCTCGACTACGGCGTCTCCTGGTTCGGCGGCGACGAGCACTCCGCGCTCTACCGCATCGAGAACGCCACCGACGGCCACTCCCCGGTCGCCCAGGCCGCGGCGAACCGCACCTCCGGACAGGCCCCGCTGCGGGTCCAGTTCTCCTCCGAGGGCACCACCGACCAGGACGGCGACGCCCTGACGTACAGCTGGGACTTCGGCGACGGCACCACCTCCACCACGGCCGACCCCACCCACCGCTACCGCAAGAACGGCACCTACACCGCGACCCTGACCGCCAAGGACCCCTCCGGGCGCACCGGCAGCGCGAGCGTGCAGGTCGTGGTGGGCAACACCGCGCCCAAGGTGACGCTGGAACTCCCGCAGGACGGGCAGCTGTTCGCCTTCGGTGACGCCATCCCGTTCAAGGTGAAGGTCAGCGACCCCGAGGACCGCACCATCGACTGCGCCAAGGTCAAGGTCACCTTCGTGCTCGGCCACGACAGCCACGGCCACCCGGTCACCTCGGCCAACGGCTGCACCGGCACCATCCAGACCAGCGCCGACGGCGGCCACGACGAGGACGCCAACATCTTCGGCGTGATGGACGCCGAGTACACCGACGGCGGAGGCGGCGGCCAGGCCCCGCTGACCACCCACGACCAGAGCGTCCTCCAGCCCAAGCACCGCCAGGCCGAGCACTTCGGCAACGGCTCCGGAGTCTCCCTCATCACCAAGACCGGCGCCCACGGCGGCCGGACCGTCGGCGACATCGACAACGGCGACTGGATCTCCTTCACGCCGTACGCCCTCGGCAACGCGAAGTCCGTCACGGCACGTGTCTCGTCCGGCGGCGCGGGCGGCACGCTCGAGGTCCGTGCGGGGTCCTCGACCGGCACCCTGCTCGGCAGGGCGACCGTGCCCGTGACCGGCGGCTGGGAGAACTTCCAGGACGTCACCGCACCGCTGACCCGGGCACCGCGCGGCACGACCACTCTGTACCTGGTCTTCAAGGGGGCCACGGGCTCGGGCGCGCTGTTCGACGTCGACGACTTCACGTTCACCACCGGCTGA
- a CDS encoding ThuA domain-containing protein: protein MRSTGRLAIAITGTALLLGCMSGPAASEPSAGERVLVFSKTAGFRHDSIPAGVTALKELGADAGITVDATEDAGAFAPGNLRRYDAVVFLSTTGDVLNGAQQRAFERYVRHGGGFIGVHAAADTEYDWAFYGSVVGAYFQSHPAIQQATVDIEDHAHAATSQLPTAWNRTDEWYNYRSNPRDRVRVLASLDESSYMGGTMNGDHPIAWCHTNEGGRAFYTGGGHTQESYADPAFRQHLLGGLRWATGAAQADCRPENGYQPLFDGTADSLAGWRQAGPGSFEPGPDGTLTTTGGLGMLWYAERGFGAYSLKLDWKVDGDDNSGVFVGFPPSDDPWSAVNNGYEIQIDATDVPEKTTGSVYGFHSADLAERDRALNPPGEWNTYEIRVEGERLRVWLNGVQINDFTNTDPARSLRDGHVGIQNHGSDDQVSFRDIRIKELPTQPTRATEGD from the coding sequence ATGCGATCGACCGGCCGACTGGCCATCGCGATCACCGGCACGGCCCTGCTCCTCGGCTGTATGTCGGGACCGGCCGCCTCCGAACCCTCCGCCGGGGAACGGGTGCTGGTCTTCTCCAAGACGGCGGGCTTCCGCCACGACTCCATCCCCGCGGGCGTGACGGCCCTCAAGGAACTGGGCGCCGACGCCGGCATCACCGTGGACGCGACCGAGGACGCCGGCGCGTTCGCTCCGGGCAACCTGCGCCGGTACGACGCCGTGGTGTTCCTGTCGACGACCGGCGATGTGCTCAACGGCGCGCAACAGCGCGCGTTCGAACGCTATGTGCGCCACGGCGGCGGCTTCATCGGCGTCCACGCGGCCGCCGATACCGAGTACGACTGGGCGTTCTACGGCAGTGTCGTCGGGGCGTATTTTCAATCGCATCCGGCGATCCAGCAGGCCACGGTGGACATCGAGGACCACGCCCACGCGGCGACCTCGCAGCTGCCGACGGCCTGGAACCGGACGGACGAGTGGTACAACTACCGCTCCAACCCCCGGGACCGGGTGCGTGTCCTCGCCTCCCTCGACGAGTCCTCGTACATGGGCGGCACCATGAACGGCGACCATCCCATCGCCTGGTGCCACACCAACGAGGGCGGCCGGGCCTTCTATACCGGCGGCGGCCACACCCAGGAGTCCTACGCCGACCCCGCCTTCCGGCAGCACCTGCTGGGCGGGCTCCGCTGGGCCACCGGCGCCGCACAGGCCGACTGCCGCCCGGAGAACGGCTACCAGCCGCTCTTCGACGGCACGGCCGACTCGCTCGCCGGCTGGCGGCAGGCAGGACCGGGCTCCTTCGAGCCGGGTCCCGACGGAACCCTCACCACCACCGGCGGCCTCGGCATGCTCTGGTACGCCGAGCGGGGCTTCGGCGCCTACTCGCTGAAGCTCGACTGGAAGGTCGACGGAGACGACAATTCCGGTGTATTCGTGGGATTTCCGCCCTCGGACGACCCGTGGTCGGCTGTCAACAACGGCTATGAGATCCAGATCGACGCCACCGACGTCCCCGAGAAGACCACGGGGTCGGTCTACGGATTCCACTCCGCCGACCTGGCCGAGCGCGACCGTGCGCTGAACCCGCCGGGGGAGTGGAACACGTACGAGATCCGGGTGGAGGGCGAACGCCTCCGGGTCTGGCTCAACGGCGTGCAGATCAACGATTTCACCAACACCGATCCGGCCCGGAGCCTGCGTGACGGGCATGTCGGCATCCAGAACCACGGATCCGACGACCAGGTGTCCTTCCGGGACATCCGGATCAAGGAACTGCCCACGCAGCCCACGAGGGCCACGGAGGGCGACTGA
- a CDS encoding inositol-3-phosphate synthase codes for MSASRSGSLVGVWLIGARGSVATTVVAGCAAVSAGLHPPTGMVTETPAFTDSGLPALPSLVFGGHDTVDCPLPKRAEELAAGGVLPPGLPTAVQSELAAADREIRPGGPLPGDTRDEPALIASFAHDIQDFVRRLGLTRAVVVNVASTEPASTGAALPPSSLYAAAALRAGCPYVNFTPSTGLHHPELAPLAAESALPYAGRDGKTGQTLLRAALAPMFTQRALAVRAWSGTNLLGGGDGAALADPAAAAAKNAGKERVLAETLATPPEGEVHIDDVPALGDWKTAWDYIAFDGFLGTRMILQTIWQGCDSALAAPLILDLVRLTARAHERGLSGPLSALGFYFKDPVGSGPAALGEQYAQLVRFADVLRGAEGEER; via the coding sequence ATGTCCGCGTCCCGTTCTGGATCCCTAGTCGGAGTGTGGTTGATCGGCGCACGTGGCTCCGTCGCCACCACGGTGGTCGCGGGCTGTGCCGCGGTCTCCGCGGGCCTGCACCCGCCGACGGGCATGGTCACGGAAACCCCCGCCTTCACCGACTCCGGCCTGCCGGCCCTGCCGTCGCTGGTCTTCGGCGGCCACGACACCGTGGACTGCCCGCTGCCCAAGCGCGCGGAGGAACTCGCGGCGGGCGGCGTCCTGCCCCCCGGCCTGCCGACCGCCGTTCAGTCCGAACTGGCCGCAGCGGACCGGGAGATCAGGCCCGGTGGCCCGCTTCCCGGTGACACCCGCGACGAGCCCGCACTGATTGCCTCCTTCGCCCACGACATCCAGGACTTCGTACGGCGCCTCGGTCTGACCCGCGCGGTCGTGGTCAACGTGGCCTCGACGGAACCCGCGTCCACCGGCGCGGCCCTGCCGCCCAGTTCGCTCTACGCGGCCGCCGCGCTGCGCGCCGGCTGCCCGTACGTCAACTTCACCCCCTCCACCGGCCTGCACCACCCCGAACTCGCCCCCCTCGCCGCCGAGTCCGCGCTCCCGTACGCGGGCCGCGACGGCAAGACCGGCCAGACCCTGCTCCGGGCGGCCCTCGCCCCGATGTTCACCCAGCGCGCCCTGGCGGTCCGGGCCTGGTCCGGCACCAACCTCCTGGGCGGCGGTGACGGCGCCGCCCTCGCCGACCCGGCGGCCGCCGCCGCGAAGAACGCGGGCAAAGAACGCGTCCTCGCCGAGACCCTCGCCACGCCTCCCGAGGGCGAGGTCCATATCGACGACGTCCCCGCACTCGGCGACTGGAAGACGGCCTGGGACTACATCGCCTTCGACGGCTTCCTCGGCACGCGCATGATCCTCCAGACCATCTGGCAGGGCTGCGACTCGGCCCTGGCCGCCCCCTTGATCCTCGACCTCGTCCGACTCACCGCCCGAGCACACGAGAGGGGACTGTCCGGACCGCTGAGCGCACTCGGCTTCTACTTCAAGGACCCGGTGGGCTCCGGACCGGCGGCGCTGGGGGAGCAGTACGCGCAACTGGTGCGGTTCGCGGATGTGCTGCGGGGCGCAGAGGGGGAGGAGCGGTGA
- a CDS encoding SCO3242 family prenyltransferase — protein MSRRAVPRDRASAALPNSNVPLAWAELLRLPALFTVPGDALAGAAATSAPHNSRTLLAIGASLCLYEAGMTLNDWADREEDAAERPHRPLPSGRIRPTAALTAACALTATGLALAARAGRPALSVAVPLAATVWAYDLRLKHTPAGPAAMATARALDLLLGAAATGGRIREALPSAALLGTHTLTVTTISRHETQGGSSRAPLAALATTAALSTLITRVGGRDRGSEGASGARGASDVPGASEVPGASDGPGTSRARGASDAQGAQPAPLPPTRARPPARPPARPPAPPALLASALRPTPSPLRQALATAYAATTARAYFHAALNPSPPLTQRAVGAGIRATIPLQAALAARSGGTATALLVAALAPLGRRFARKVSIT, from the coding sequence GTGAGCCGGAGGGCTGTGCCGAGGGACCGGGCGTCAGCGGCTCTCCCGAACTCGAACGTCCCGCTCGCCTGGGCCGAACTCCTCCGTCTCCCCGCCCTGTTCACCGTCCCCGGCGACGCCCTGGCGGGCGCGGCCGCCACCTCCGCACCCCACAACTCCCGCACCCTCCTCGCCATCGGCGCCTCCCTCTGCCTCTACGAGGCCGGTATGACCCTGAACGACTGGGCCGACCGCGAGGAGGACGCCGCCGAACGCCCCCACCGTCCCCTGCCCTCCGGCCGCATCCGCCCGACCGCGGCCCTCACGGCGGCCTGCGCCCTCACGGCCACCGGCCTGGCCCTGGCCGCCCGCGCCGGACGCCCCGCCCTCTCCGTCGCCGTACCCCTCGCCGCCACGGTCTGGGCCTACGACCTACGCCTGAAGCACACCCCGGCGGGCCCCGCCGCCATGGCCACGGCCCGCGCCCTCGACCTCCTGCTGGGCGCCGCCGCCACCGGCGGCCGTATCCGCGAGGCCCTCCCCTCCGCGGCCCTCCTCGGCACTCACACCCTGACGGTCACAACCATCTCCCGCCACGAAACCCAGGGCGGCTCCTCCCGCGCACCCCTGGCGGCCCTGGCCACAACCGCCGCACTGAGCACCCTGATCACCCGAGTCGGAGGCCGCGACCGGGGCTCGGAGGGCGCCTCGGGGGCAAGGGGTGCCTCTGACGTGCCTGGCGCCTCCGAGGTGCCTGGCGCGTCTGACGGGCCGGGCACTTCCCGCGCGCGGGGTGCCTCCGACGCGCAGGGCGCTCAGCCGGCCCCGCTCCCACCCACCCGGGCCCGGCCCCCCGCCCGGCCCCCCGCCCGGCCTCCCGCCCCTCCCGCGCTCCTTGCCTCAGCCCTCCGCCCCACCCCTTCCCCCCTCCGCCAAGCCCTCGCCACCGCCTACGCGGCCACCACCGCCCGTGCCTACTTCCACGCCGCCCTCAATCCCTCACCCCCGCTCACCCAGCGCGCCGTCGGTGCCGGGATCCGCGCCACCATCCCCCTCCAGGCCGCCCTCGCCGCCCGCTCCGGCGGTACAGCCACCGCTCTGCTCGTCGCGGCCCTCGCCCCGCTGGGCCGCCGGTTCGCGAGGAAGGTGAGCATCACATGA
- a CDS encoding sugar phosphate isomerase/epimerase family protein encodes MTPAADGPLAATPLRFGYGTNGLADLRLDDALSLLADLGYDGVGLTLDHMHLDPLAPDLSARVRRVAQRLDTLGLGVTVETGARYVLDPRRKHGPSLLDPDPDARARRVDLLIRAVRIAADLGAHAVHCFSGSTPAGTDPDTAWKRLAEALIPVLDTAAAAEVPLAVEPEPGHLLATLADFHHLRRTLGDPEHLGLTLDIGHCQCLEPLPPADCVRAAAPWLRHVQIEDMRRGVHEHLPFGEGEIDFPPVLAALAATGYQGLTVVELPRHSHAGPQQAALSLPFLRAAAPEGSTP; translated from the coding sequence ATGACGCCCGCAGCGGACGGCCCCCTCGCCGCCACCCCCCTGCGTTTCGGGTACGGCACCAACGGCCTGGCCGACCTACGCCTCGACGACGCCCTCTCCCTTCTCGCGGACCTCGGCTACGACGGCGTCGGCCTGACCCTCGACCACATGCACCTGGACCCGCTGGCCCCGGATCTGTCCGCCCGCGTCCGTCGAGTCGCCCAGCGCCTGGACACCCTCGGCCTGGGCGTCACCGTCGAGACCGGTGCCCGCTATGTGCTCGACCCGCGCCGCAAACACGGCCCCTCCCTCCTCGACCCCGACCCGGACGCCCGCGCCCGCCGCGTCGACCTGCTGATCCGGGCCGTCCGGATCGCCGCCGACCTGGGCGCCCACGCCGTGCACTGCTTCAGCGGCAGCACCCCCGCCGGCACCGACCCGGACACCGCGTGGAAGCGCCTGGCCGAGGCGCTCATCCCCGTCCTGGACACGGCCGCGGCCGCCGAGGTACCCCTCGCCGTCGAACCCGAACCCGGCCACCTCCTCGCCACCCTCGCCGACTTCCACCACCTGCGCCGCACCCTCGGCGACCCCGAACACCTGGGCCTCACCCTCGACATCGGTCACTGCCAGTGCCTGGAACCCCTTCCTCCCGCCGACTGCGTCCGAGCCGCCGCACCCTGGCTGCGCCACGTCCAGATCGAGGACATGCGCCGCGGCGTCCATGAGCACCTCCCCTTCGGCGAGGGCGAGATCGACTTCCCGCCCGTCCTCGCGGCCCTCGCCGCCACCGGCTACCAGGGTCTGACCGTCGTGGAACTGCCCCGTCACTCCCACGCCGGCCCTCAACAGGCCGCACTCTCCCTCCCGTTCCTCCGCGCCGCCGCCCCCGAAGGGAGCACCCCATGA
- a CDS encoding EboA domain-containing protein, which yields MTPLHPSTGTPAANPQATDPDTLHTHLTAHLPGAARTWLDRALTEAAAHPGTHGPISVWELRLAEAGRRCGPGYADAARVLILHAARADTEAITRVYFQGTGPERRAVLHALPHLVPGPDALPLVEDALRANDTGLLAAAVGPYAARHLDAHQWRHAVLKCLFTGVSVGAVADLERRARADAELARMLGDYAAERTAAGRPVPEDLHRVLALTEPGSARPPHGSAHPHGKES from the coding sequence ATGACCCCACTCCACCCCAGCACGGGCACCCCGGCGGCGAACCCCCAGGCCACAGACCCCGACACCCTTCACACCCACCTGACCGCCCACCTCCCCGGCGCCGCCCGTACCTGGCTGGACCGGGCCCTCACCGAGGCCGCCGCCCATCCCGGCACCCATGGACCCATCTCCGTATGGGAGTTGCGCCTGGCCGAGGCCGGCCGCCGCTGCGGACCCGGGTACGCCGACGCCGCCCGCGTCCTCATCCTGCACGCGGCCCGGGCCGACACCGAGGCGATCACCCGTGTGTACTTCCAGGGCACCGGCCCCGAACGCCGCGCCGTCCTGCACGCCCTGCCCCATCTCGTGCCCGGCCCCGACGCCCTCCCGCTCGTCGAGGACGCCCTGCGCGCCAACGACACCGGCCTGCTCGCCGCCGCCGTGGGCCCCTACGCCGCCCGGCACCTCGACGCCCACCAGTGGCGCCACGCCGTACTGAAGTGCCTGTTCACCGGCGTGTCCGTCGGCGCGGTGGCCGACCTGGAGCGCCGGGCCCGCGCCGACGCCGAACTCGCCCGCATGCTCGGCGACTACGCCGCCGAACGCACCGCCGCGGGCCGTCCCGTACCCGAGGACCTGCACCGCGTCCTGGCCCTGACCGAACCCGGCTCCGCACGCCCGCCGCACGGTTCGGCCCACCCCCACGGCAAGGAGTCCTGA
- a CDS encoding TatD family hydrolase yields the protein MRIFDPHIHMTSRTTDDYEAMHAAGVRAVVEPSFWLGQPRTSPASFFDYFDSLLGWEPFRAAQYGIAHHCTLALNPKEANDPRCLPVLDELPRYLVKDQVVAVGEIGYDSMTPAEDTALAAQLQLAADHELPALVHTPHRDKAAGLRRTLDVVAESALSPDRVLVDHLNETTVKEAKDSGCWLGFSVYPDTKMDEERMVAILRAHGPERVLVNSAADWGRSDPLKTRKVGELMLAEGFTEDEVDRVLWRNPVAFYGLSGRLNLDLTAPDATHEGNSILRGGA from the coding sequence ATGCGCATCTTCGACCCCCACATCCATATGACGTCCAGGACCACCGACGACTACGAGGCCATGCACGCCGCGGGCGTCCGCGCCGTCGTCGAGCCCTCCTTCTGGCTGGGCCAGCCCCGCACCTCTCCCGCCTCCTTCTTCGACTACTTCGACTCCCTCCTCGGCTGGGAGCCCTTCCGGGCCGCCCAGTACGGCATCGCCCACCACTGCACGCTCGCTCTCAACCCCAAGGAGGCGAACGACCCGCGCTGCCTGCCCGTCCTGGACGAACTGCCCCGCTATCTCGTCAAGGACCAGGTCGTGGCCGTCGGGGAGATCGGCTACGACTCGATGACCCCGGCCGAGGACACCGCGCTCGCCGCCCAGCTCCAGCTCGCCGCCGACCACGAGCTGCCCGCGCTGGTGCACACCCCGCACCGCGACAAGGCGGCCGGACTGCGCCGCACCCTCGACGTGGTCGCCGAGTCCGCGCTGTCCCCGGACCGCGTCCTGGTGGACCACCTCAACGAGACCACCGTCAAGGAGGCCAAGGACAGCGGCTGCTGGCTGGGCTTCTCCGTCTATCCCGACACCAAGATGGACGAGGAGCGGATGGTCGCCATCCTCCGCGCCCACGGCCCCGAGCGGGTGCTGGTGAACTCCGCCGCCGACTGGGGCCGCAGCGACCCCCTCAAGACCCGCAAGGTCGGCGAACTGATGCTGGCCGAGGGGTTCACCGAGGACGAGGTCGACCGGGTGCTGTGGCGCAACCCCGTCGCCTTCTACGGGCTCAGCGGCCGGCTGAACCTCGACCTCACCGCCCCCGACGCCACCCACGAGGGCAACTCGATCCTCCGCGGCGGGGCGTGA
- the eboE gene encoding metabolite traffic protein EboE: MRFRHPDGSTVHLAYCTNVHPAETLDGVLAQLRDHCEPVRRRLGRDRLGIGLWLAKDAAHALGTDPSALRGLRCELDRRGLEVVTLNGFPYEGFGAEEVKYRVYRPDWTDPERLDHTTALARLLTGLLPDDVDEGSISTLPLAWRTRPTASAHAALRTLGERLDALEELTGRSIRVGLEPEPGCVIETTGDAIAPLTAIDHPRIGVCVDTCHLATSFEDPHTALDALVASGVPLVKSQLSAALHAEHPHLPEVRTALAAFDEPRFLHQTRIRTAAGLRGTDDLGEALGGQALPDAAPWRAHFHVPLHAAPAAPLTSTLPVLKTALTRLVGGPHPLARHLEVETYTWQALPPELRPTTRAQLADGIAAELTLARDLLTDLGLKELP, from the coding sequence ATGCGCTTCCGGCACCCCGACGGCTCCACCGTCCACCTCGCCTACTGCACCAACGTGCACCCCGCCGAGACCCTCGACGGCGTCCTCGCCCAGCTCCGCGACCACTGCGAGCCCGTCCGCCGCCGCCTCGGCCGGGACCGCCTCGGTATCGGCCTGTGGCTCGCCAAGGACGCCGCGCACGCCCTCGGCACCGACCCGTCCGCGCTGCGCGGCCTGCGCTGCGAACTCGACCGCCGAGGACTGGAGGTCGTCACCCTCAACGGCTTCCCCTACGAGGGCTTCGGTGCCGAGGAGGTCAAGTACCGCGTCTACCGGCCGGACTGGACCGACCCCGAGCGCCTCGACCACACCACCGCCCTCGCCCGGCTGCTCACCGGACTGCTCCCCGACGACGTCGACGAGGGCAGCATCTCCACCCTCCCGCTCGCCTGGCGCACCCGGCCCACCGCGTCGGCCCACGCCGCTCTGCGCACCCTCGGCGAACGGCTCGACGCGCTGGAGGAACTCACCGGCCGCTCCATCCGCGTCGGCCTGGAACCGGAACCCGGCTGTGTCATCGAGACCACCGGCGACGCCATCGCCCCGCTCACCGCGATCGACCATCCGCGCATCGGCGTCTGCGTCGACACCTGCCATCTCGCCACCTCCTTCGAAGATCCGCACACCGCCCTCGACGCCCTGGTCGCCTCCGGTGTCCCCCTCGTCAAGTCCCAGCTCTCGGCGGCCCTGCACGCCGAGCACCCGCACCTCCCCGAGGTCCGCACGGCCCTCGCCGCCTTCGACGAGCCCCGCTTCCTGCACCAGACCCGCATCCGCACCGCGGCCGGCCTGCGCGGCACCGACGACCTCGGCGAGGCCCTCGGCGGCCAGGCGCTCCCCGACGCCGCGCCCTGGCGCGCCCACTTCCACGTCCCCCTGCACGCGGCCCCCGCCGCGCCCCTCACCTCCACACTCCCCGTCCTGAAGACCGCCCTGACCCGGCTCGTCGGCGGCCCGCACCCGCTCGCCCGCCATCTGGAGGTCGAGACCTACACCTGGCAGGCCCTCCCGCCCGAGCTGCGCCCCACCACCCGGGCCCAGCTCGCCGACGGCATCGCCGCCGAACTCACCCTCGCCCGCGACCTGCTGACGGACCTCGGCCTGAAGGAGCTCCCATGA